Genomic window (Desulfobacterales bacterium):
CGGCAATGCCGGCAGGGGCAGATCCAGGACCGGGACCAGGTAGAGCAGGGGAAAGAGCCCCTCGAATATCTGGTCCAGCAGGAACACCGGCTTGCCGCTGGGGTAACGGAGCCGACGCTTGATGTAACTGGAGAGAAGATCGCCACTGACCACCAGCAGGCCGCCGAGGCCGCCGGCCCGCCAGTCCAGGCCGAGGAGCAGGGGCCCCAGCAGGGCCCCGCCGCCGATACAGAGAAGCGCGCCACGGACGGTCTTATGGGGGCCGAAAAGAGGCTGGCCGTCCGCACAGACCATGCCGAGGTCCAGGGGACGACGGTACCTCTTCCTCCAGAGGATCGCGGCCAGGGGCGGGAGGAAATTAATCAGCAGGAGAAAGAGCAGAAGTTTGGTCGTCATCCGCCTGGCTTCCCGGTGAAATGGTCGGGCCGGTCCGGCCCGGGTCGGTGTCAGTTTGCGGCCAGAGGGTCGAGGATATGGAGCTTGAGCCAGTGGCGGTCCCACCATTCCAGGGGATTGACAAAAACCCCGTTGACCAGGATGGAAAAATGGAGATGGTCGCCGCCGGCCATGCCGGTGGTGCCGCTTAGGCCCAGCACCGTGTCCTGGTCGACCAGGGTGCCGGGCTCCACCCTGATCCGGCTCAGATGGGCATAGAGACTGGCCAGTCCCTGGCCGTGATCAAGGATTACCGTATTGCCGTAGATGCCCAGATAACCGGCAAATACCACCCGGCCGCGGTTGGCGGCCTTGACCTGATCATGTCTGGTCGAGGCCAGGTCAATGCCCAGATGGACCTGGTGGTCGATCTTCTTGCCCTTGTAAAAATAGTCGCGGCTGTCGGCAAAGCCTGCTGTTTTCTTGCTGCGGGCCATCTGCTTGAAGGGGCCCTGCCAGAGACGTTGCTCGGCTGACCGTGAACAGATCTCCCTGATCCGTTTGCCGTTTTCCTGCCGGACCTGGTTGTTTACAAAGATAAACCGCTGGGCCGGAGTGCCGGTCATTTGCGGGTAGGCCTCGGCGAACTCGGGGAGTTTCCGCTTCAGGAAACCATCGCTGATCTCGATCCGGGAGAATCGCCAACGCGGTTTTCTCAGGTTCATGCCAAAGGATGCCCGGCCCTGGTTGCCCACCTGGTCGGTGGCGATTACCACTGCCCTGGAGATGGCGGTGGTGTCATGGGGCAGACCGATCAGCACCGCGAACAGCCCCTTGTTCCGGGTTCAACGGGTAGCCGGGCAGGAAACGGCCGTTGATGGAGACCCCGTGGGTCGCGGGCGGTTCATTGATCCGGTAGATCACCACCCCGCTGCCGCCGGGCCTGATATCCCGGGGGGCATCGACAACCACCACCCGGGGCGGGGTGGTGTCGATCTCCACCGGTACCTCGAGGGTCGTCCGGTTGCCCGCGCCCCAGCCCCAGAGGGAGAAGTCCCGGGCCGTGAAACGGAGCATGGCCTTGCCTTGCTTGAAGCCCAGGTCAGGGATGTTGATG
Coding sequences:
- a CDS encoding M23 family metallopeptidase, with protein sequence MLIGLPHDTTAISRAVVIATDQVGNQGRASFGMNLRKPRWRFSRIEISDGFLKRKLPEFAEAYPQMTGTPAQRFIFVNNQVRQENGKRIREICSRSAEQRLWQGPFKQMARSKKTAGFADSRDYFYKGKKIDHQVHLGIDLASTRHDQVKAANRGRVVFAGYLGIYGNTVILDHGQGLASLYAHLSRIRVEPGTLVDQDTVLGLSGTTGMAGGDHLHFSILVNGVFVNPLEWWDRHWLKLHILDPLAAN